A window of Phocoena phocoena chromosome 6, mPhoPho1.1, whole genome shotgun sequence contains these coding sequences:
- the PIGO gene encoding GPI ethanolamine phosphate transferase 3, which produces MRKISVLLFLAWVGFLFYAGIALFTSGFLLTRLELTNHSSCQEPPGPGSLPWGSRGEPGACWMASRFSRLVLVLIDALRFDFAQPQLSHVSGEPPVSLPFLGKLGFLQRILEIQPHHARLYQSKVDPPTTTMQRLKALTTGSLPTFIDAGSNFASYAIAEDNLVEQLTSAGRRVVFMGDETWNDLFPGAFSQAFFFPSFDVRDLHTVDNGILEHLYPIMDSGEWDVLITHFLGVDHCGHKHGPHHPEMAKKLSQMDQVIQGLVERLENDTLLVVTGDHGMTTSGNHGGDSELETSAALFLYSPTALFPSAPPEEPEVIPQISLVPTLALLLGLPIPFGNIGEVIAEVFSEVEDSQPHSSTLAQASALHLNAQQVSRFLHTYSTAAQDLQVKELHRLQNLFSKASADYQRLLQSPQGAEAALQTVITELQQFLRGVRAMCIESWARFSLVRMAGGAALLAATCFLCLLVSQWAASPGFYFRPLLIPMAWGLTGALVCAGLLATTGLKLDSVVLGAMAAVGSLLPFLWKAWASWGAKRPLAALLPMPGPVLLLLLIRFAGFFSDSFVIAEARAAPFLLISLILLLVAQLHWEGKLLPPKLLTIPRLGFLTPAGPPRHNGTHALGLGVGLLLCIRLAGLFHRCPEETPACSSSPWLSPLASMVGGRAKNVWYGACVGALAALLAAVRLWLRRYGNLKSPEPPVLFVRWGLPLMGLGTAAYWALASGADEAPPRLRALVAGASVMLPRAVAGLAASGLMLLLWRPVTVLVKAAAGAPRTRTVLTPFSGPPTSQADLDYVVPQIYRHMQEEFRGRLERTKSQGPLTVAAYQLGSVYSAAMVTALTLLAFPLLLLHAERISLVFLLLFLQSFLLLHLLAAGIPITTPGPFTVPWQAVSAWAFMATQTFYSTGHQPVFPAIHWHAAFVGVPEGHDFTWLSALLVGTNTFASHILFAVGCPLLLLWPFLCESQGPRKRRQPPGNEAEARVRPEEEEEPLMEMRLRDAPHHFNAALLQLGLKYLFVLGIQILACALAASILRRHLMVWKVFAPKFIFEAMGFIVSSVGLCLGIALVMRVDGAVSSWFRQLVLAQQKAGEQSSLVYTVSREE; this is translated from the exons ATGCGGAAGATCTCTGTGCTGCTCTTCCTGGCCTGGGTGGGCTTCCTCTTCTACGCCGGCATTGCTCTCTTCACCAGTGGCTTCCTGCTCACCCGTTTGGAGCTCACCAACCATAGCAGCTGCCAAGAGCCCCCAGGCCCTGGGTCCCTGCCATGGGGGAGCCGAGGGGAGCCCGGGGCCTGCTGGATGGCTTCCCGATTCTCCCGGCTTGTGTTGGTGCTGATAGACGCTCTGCGATTTGACTTTGCCCAGCCCCAGCTCTCACATGTTTCTGGGGAGCCTCCCGTCTCCCTGCCCTTCCTGGGCAAACTGGGCTTCTTGCAGAGGATCCTGGAAATTCAGCCCCACCATGCCAGGCTCTACCAGTCCAAGGTTGACCCCCCGACCACCACCATGCAGCGCCTCAAGGCCCTCACCACCGGCTCACTGCCTACCTTTATTGACGCTGGCAGTAATTTTGCCAGCTACGCCATAGCGGAAGACAATCTCGTTGAGCAGCTTACCAGTGCAG GAAGGCGTGTGGTCTTCATGGGAGATGAAACCTGGAACGATCTTTTTCCTGGAGCTTTCTCCCAAGCTTTCTTTTTCCCGTCCTTCGATGTTAGAGACCTACACACAGTGGACAATGGTATCCTGGAACACCTCTACCCAATCA TGGACAGTGGTGAATGGGATGTGCTGATTACTCACTTCCTGGGTGTGGATCACTGTGGCCACAAGCATGGCCCTCATCATCCTGAAATGGCCAAGAAACTTAGCCAAATGGACCAAGTGATCCA GGGACTCGTGGAGCGTCTGGAGAATGACACGCTGCTGGTAGTGACTGGGGACCATGGGATGACCACGAGTGGGAACCATGGAGGGGACAGTGAGCTGGAGACCTCAGCTGCACTTTTTCTGTATAGTCCCACAGCCCTCTTCCCCAGCGCCCCACCAGAG GAGCCAGAGGTAATTCCTCAAATCAGCCTTGTGCCTACGCTGGCCCTGCTGTTGGGCCTGCCCATCCCATTTGGGAACATCGGGGAGGTGATAGCTGAGGTGTTCTCGGAGGTCGAAGACTCCCAGCCTCACTCTTCTACTCtggcccaagcctcagctctccatctcaatgccCAGCAG GTGTCCCGATTTCTTCACACCTACTCAACTGCTGCTCAGGACCTCCAAGTTAAGGAGCTTCATCGACTGCAGAACCTCTTCTCCAAAGCTTCTGCTGACTACCAGCGGCTTCTGCAGAGCCCCCAGGGGGCTGAGGCAGCACTACAGACTGTGATTACTGAGCTGCAGCAGTTCCTCCGGGGAGTTCGGGCCATGTGCATTGAGTCTTGGGCTCGTTTTTCTCTGGTCCGCATGGCAGGGGGTGCTGCTCTCTTGGCTGCTACCTGCTTTCTTTGCCTACTGGTATCCCAGTGGGCAGCATCCCCAGGCTTCTATTTCCGCCCTCTCCTAATACCCATGGCCTGGGGTTTGACTGGGGCCTTAGTGTGTGCTGGACTCCTGGCAACTACTGGGCTGAAGCTGGATTCAGTGGTTCTAGGGGCCATGGCTGCAGTGGGCTCACTTCTGCCTTTTCTGTGGAAAGCCTGGGCTAGCTGGGGAGCTAAGAGGCCCCTGGCAGCCCTGCTTCCCATGCCTGGGCCTGTCCTGTTACTCCTGCTCATTCGCTTTGCTggtttcttctctgatagctttGTTATAGCCGAGGCCAGGGCCGCCCCCTTCCTTTTGATCTCACTCATCTTGCTCCTGGTTGCCCAGCTTCACTGGGAGGGCAAGCTGCTGCCACCTAAGCTACTCACAATACCTCGCCTTGGCTTTCTGACCCCAGCAGGCCCCCCACGTCACAATGGCACGCATGCCCTGGGGCTTGGAGTTGGGTTGCTTTTATGTATAAGGCTAGCTGGGCTTTTTCATCGCTGCCCTGAAGAGACGCCTGCTTGCAGCTCCTCTCCCTGGCTGAGTCCCCTGGCATCCATGGTGGGTGGTCGAGCCAAGAATGTGTGGTATGGAGCTTGTGTGGGGGCTCTGGCGGCCCTGTTAGCTGCCGTGCGCCTGTGGCTTCGCCGCTATGGTAATCTCAAGAGCCCTGAGCCCCCTGTGCTCTTTGTGCGCTGGGGGCTGCCGCTGATGGGACTAGGCACTGCCGCCTACTGGGCCTTGGCATCAGGGGCGGATGAAGCACCCCCACGTCTCCGGGCCCTGGTCGCTGGGGCATCAGTTATGTTACCTAGGGCTGTGGCCGGGTTGGCTGCTTCAGGGCTCATGCTGCTGCTCTGGAGGCCTGTGACAGTGCTGGTGAAAGCTGCAGCGGGTGCTCCACGGACCAGGACTGTCCTCACTCCCTTCTCAGGCCCCCCCACTTCTCAGGCTGACCTGGATTATGTGGTTCCTCAAATCTACCGACACATGCAGGAGGAGTTCCGGGGCCGGCTAGAAAGGACCAAATCTCAGGGTCCCCTGACGGTGGCCGCCTATCAGTTGGGGAGTGTCTACTCAGCTGCTATGGTCACGGCCCTCACCCTCTTGGCCTTTCCACTTCTGCTATTGCATGCAGAGCGCATTAGCCTTGTGTTCCTGCTTCTGTTTCTGCAGAGCTTCCTTCTCCTGCATCTGCTTGCTGCTGGGATACCCATCACCACCCCTG GTCCTTTTACTGTGCCTTGGCAGGCAGTCTCTGCTTGGGCCTTCATGGCAACACAGACCTTCTATTCCACGGGTCACCAGCCCGTCTTTCCAGCTATCCATTGGCATGCTGCCTTCGTGGGAGTCCCAGAGGGCCATGACTTTACCTGGCTGTCTGCTTTGCTGGTGGGAACCAACACCTTTGCCTCCCATATCCTCTTTGCAG TAGGTTGCCCATTGCTCCTGCTCTGGCCCTTTCTCTGTGAGAGTCAAGGGCCCCGGAAGAGGCGGCAGCCCCCAGGGAATGAAGCTGAGGCCAGAGTCAGgcctgaggaggaggaggagccacTGATGGAGATGCGGCTCCGGGATGCGCCTCACCACTTCAATGCAGCGCTGCTGCAGCTGGGCC
- the STOML2 gene encoding stomatin-like protein 2, mitochondrial isoform X1, whose product MWKREGKAGSTSGGVEIREERLRSGHLERPLCSASRWFRRLLWQWEMLARSVRASGALLLRGSVQASGRAARRASSGLPRNTVVLFVPQQEAWVVERMGRFHRILEPGLNILIPVLDRIRYVQSLKEIVINVPEQSAVTLDNVTLQIDGVLYLRIMDPYKASYGVEDPEYAVTQLAQTTMRSELGKLSLDKVFRERESLNANIVDAINQAADCWGIRCLRYEIKDIHVPPRVKESMQMQVEAERRKRATVLESEGTRESAINVAEGKKQAQILASEAEKAEQINQAAGEASAVLAKAKAKAEAIRILAAALTQHNGDAAASLTVAEQYVSAFSKLAKDSNTILLPSNPGDVTSMVAQAMGVYGALTKAPVPGAQDSVSSRSSRDVQSTDASLDEELDRVKLS is encoded by the exons AtgtggaagagggaagggaaggccgGAAGTACATCCGGGGGAGTGGAAATACGGGAGGAAAGGCTCAGGTCCGGGCATCTAGAGCGACCGCTCTGCTCCGCGTCTCGTTGGTTCCGGAGGCTGCTGTGGCAGTGGGAAATGCTGGCGCGCTCGGTGCGGGCGTCTGGGGCCCTTTTGCTGAGG GGCTCCGTGCAGGCTTCTGGCCGCGCTGCGCGCCGCGCCTCCTCTGGATTGCCCCGAAACACCGTGGTGCTGTTTGTGCCGCAGCAGGAGGCTTGGGTGGTGGAGCGAATGGGCCGATTCCACCGCATCTTGGAGCCT GGCTTGAACATCCTCATCCCTGTGTTAGACCGGATCCGATATGTGCAGAGTCTCAAGGAAATTGTCATCAACGTGCCTGAGCAGTCTGCCGTGACTCTTG ACAATGTAACTCTGCAAATCGATGGAGTCCTTTACCTGCGCATCATGGACCCTTACAAG GCAAGCTATGGTGTGGAGGACCCTGAGTATGCTGTCACCCAGCTAGCTCAGACAACCATGAGATCAGAGCTCGGCAAACTCTCTCTGGACAAAGTCTTCCGG GAGCGGGAGTCCCTGAATGCTAACATCGTGGATGCTATCAACCAGGCTGCTGACTGCTGGGGCATCCGCTGCCTCCGTTATGAGATCAAGGATATCCATGTGCCACCCCGGGTGAAAGAGTCCATGCAGATGCAG GTGGAGGCAGAGCGGCGGAAACGGGCCACAGTTCTAGAGTCTGAGGGGACTCGAGAGTCGGCCATCAACGTGGCAGAGGGGAAGAAGCAGGCACAGATCCTGGCCTCTGAGGCAGAAAAGGCTGAACAAATAAATCAGGCAGCAG GAGAGGCCAGTGCAGTTCTGGCCAAGGCCAAGGCTAAAGCTGAAGCTATTCGCATCCTGGCTGCAGCTCTGACACAACAT AATGGAGATGCAGCAGCCTCACTGACTGTGGCTGAACAGTATGTCAGCGCATTCTCTAAACTGGCGAAGGACTCCAACACTATCCTGCTGCCCTCCAACCCTGGCGACGTCACCAGTATGGTGGCTCAG gccATGGGTGTGTATGGGGCCCTCACCAAAGCCCCGGTGCCAGGAGCCCAGGACTCAGTCTCCAGCAGGAGCAGCAGAGATGTCCAGAGCACAGATGCAAGTCTTGATGAGGAACTTGATCGAGTCAAGCTGAGTTAA
- the STOML2 gene encoding stomatin-like protein 2, mitochondrial isoform X3, with amino-acid sequence MLARSVRASGALLLRGLNILIPVLDRIRYVQSLKEIVINVPEQSAVTLDNVTLQIDGVLYLRIMDPYKASYGVEDPEYAVTQLAQTTMRSELGKLSLDKVFRERESLNANIVDAINQAADCWGIRCLRYEIKDIHVPPRVKESMQMQVEAERRKRATVLESEGTRESAINVAEGKKQAQILASEAEKAEQINQAAGEASAVLAKAKAKAEAIRILAAALTQHNGDAAASLTVAEQYVSAFSKLAKDSNTILLPSNPGDVTSMVAQAMGVYGALTKAPVPGAQDSVSSRSSRDVQSTDASLDEELDRVKLS; translated from the exons ATGCTGGCGCGCTCGGTGCGGGCGTCTGGGGCCCTTTTGCTGAGG GGCTTGAACATCCTCATCCCTGTGTTAGACCGGATCCGATATGTGCAGAGTCTCAAGGAAATTGTCATCAACGTGCCTGAGCAGTCTGCCGTGACTCTTG ACAATGTAACTCTGCAAATCGATGGAGTCCTTTACCTGCGCATCATGGACCCTTACAAG GCAAGCTATGGTGTGGAGGACCCTGAGTATGCTGTCACCCAGCTAGCTCAGACAACCATGAGATCAGAGCTCGGCAAACTCTCTCTGGACAAAGTCTTCCGG GAGCGGGAGTCCCTGAATGCTAACATCGTGGATGCTATCAACCAGGCTGCTGACTGCTGGGGCATCCGCTGCCTCCGTTATGAGATCAAGGATATCCATGTGCCACCCCGGGTGAAAGAGTCCATGCAGATGCAG GTGGAGGCAGAGCGGCGGAAACGGGCCACAGTTCTAGAGTCTGAGGGGACTCGAGAGTCGGCCATCAACGTGGCAGAGGGGAAGAAGCAGGCACAGATCCTGGCCTCTGAGGCAGAAAAGGCTGAACAAATAAATCAGGCAGCAG GAGAGGCCAGTGCAGTTCTGGCCAAGGCCAAGGCTAAAGCTGAAGCTATTCGCATCCTGGCTGCAGCTCTGACACAACAT AATGGAGATGCAGCAGCCTCACTGACTGTGGCTGAACAGTATGTCAGCGCATTCTCTAAACTGGCGAAGGACTCCAACACTATCCTGCTGCCCTCCAACCCTGGCGACGTCACCAGTATGGTGGCTCAG gccATGGGTGTGTATGGGGCCCTCACCAAAGCCCCGGTGCCAGGAGCCCAGGACTCAGTCTCCAGCAGGAGCAGCAGAGATGTCCAGAGCACAGATGCAAGTCTTGATGAGGAACTTGATCGAGTCAAGCTGAGTTAA
- the STOML2 gene encoding stomatin-like protein 2, mitochondrial isoform X2: MLARSVRASGALLLRGSVQASGRAARRASSGLPRNTVVLFVPQQEAWVVERMGRFHRILEPGLNILIPVLDRIRYVQSLKEIVINVPEQSAVTLDNVTLQIDGVLYLRIMDPYKASYGVEDPEYAVTQLAQTTMRSELGKLSLDKVFRVEAERRKRATVLESEGTRESAINVAEGKKQAQILASEAEKAEQINQAAGEASAVLAKAKAKAEAIRILAAALTQHNGDAAASLTVAEQYVSAFSKLAKDSNTILLPSNPGDVTSMVAQAMGVYGALTKAPVPGAQDSVSSRSSRDVQSTDASLDEELDRVKLS, from the exons ATGCTGGCGCGCTCGGTGCGGGCGTCTGGGGCCCTTTTGCTGAGG GGCTCCGTGCAGGCTTCTGGCCGCGCTGCGCGCCGCGCCTCCTCTGGATTGCCCCGAAACACCGTGGTGCTGTTTGTGCCGCAGCAGGAGGCTTGGGTGGTGGAGCGAATGGGCCGATTCCACCGCATCTTGGAGCCT GGCTTGAACATCCTCATCCCTGTGTTAGACCGGATCCGATATGTGCAGAGTCTCAAGGAAATTGTCATCAACGTGCCTGAGCAGTCTGCCGTGACTCTTG ACAATGTAACTCTGCAAATCGATGGAGTCCTTTACCTGCGCATCATGGACCCTTACAAG GCAAGCTATGGTGTGGAGGACCCTGAGTATGCTGTCACCCAGCTAGCTCAGACAACCATGAGATCAGAGCTCGGCAAACTCTCTCTGGACAAAGTCTTCCGG GTGGAGGCAGAGCGGCGGAAACGGGCCACAGTTCTAGAGTCTGAGGGGACTCGAGAGTCGGCCATCAACGTGGCAGAGGGGAAGAAGCAGGCACAGATCCTGGCCTCTGAGGCAGAAAAGGCTGAACAAATAAATCAGGCAGCAG GAGAGGCCAGTGCAGTTCTGGCCAAGGCCAAGGCTAAAGCTGAAGCTATTCGCATCCTGGCTGCAGCTCTGACACAACAT AATGGAGATGCAGCAGCCTCACTGACTGTGGCTGAACAGTATGTCAGCGCATTCTCTAAACTGGCGAAGGACTCCAACACTATCCTGCTGCCCTCCAACCCTGGCGACGTCACCAGTATGGTGGCTCAG gccATGGGTGTGTATGGGGCCCTCACCAAAGCCCCGGTGCCAGGAGCCCAGGACTCAGTCTCCAGCAGGAGCAGCAGAGATGTCCAGAGCACAGATGCAAGTCTTGATGAGGAACTTGATCGAGTCAAGCTGAGTTAA
- the ATOSB gene encoding atos homolog protein B, producing MRHVQAEPSPSSEPEAGPSQPAVRQGALQGGLLMGYSPAGGATSPGVYQVSIFSPPAGASEPHRALKRPAPPTEGPRELKRGPGLGAKEGVPPEEPPSLGLLGPEGLGLGLGVASQHFCHHGLCVVEQGGSSTSPWTSGARSPPWPPSNASCSTLHTRDWASPHPGGQGSLGESPGPAPPGQLHTLDTDLHSLAQIGGKSLVAGVGNGGSPWPRESPGTANGHSPEHTPPGPGPPGPCPTKRRLLPAGEAPDVSSEDEGPAPRRRRGTLGHPPAANSSDAKATPFWSHLLPGPKEPVLDPTDCSPMGRRLKGACRLKLSSLRSLRKRPGLLSTPSASPVPTPAISRTLLGNFEESLLRGRFAPSGHIEGFTAEIGASGSYCPQHVTLPVTVTFFDVSEQNAPAPFLGVVDLNPLGRKGYSVPKVGTIQVTLFNPNQTVVKMFLVTFDFSDMPAAHMTFLRHRLFLVPVGEEGNASPTRCLLCYLLHLRFRSSRSGRLSLHGDIRLLFSRRSLELDTGLPYELQAVTEAPHNPRYSPLP from the exons ATGCGCCACGTGCAGGCGGAGCCGTCTCCATCCTCAGAGCCAGAGGCTGGCCCTTCACAGCCTGCAGTCAGGCAGGGGGCCCTCCAGGGTGGCCTGCTCATGGGCTACAGCCCGGCGGGGGGGGCAACATCCCCCGGGGTCTACCAGGTATCCATCTTTTCCCCTCCAGCTGGTGCCTCCGAGCCTCATAGGGCCCTGAAACGGCCAGCCCCACCCACTGAGGGTCCCCGGGAGCTGAAgagaggccctgggctgggggccaaAGAGGGAGTACCCCCTGAAGAACCACCTAGTCTGGGGCTATTGGGCCCAGAGGGACTGGGGCTGGGACTGGGCGTGGCCAGCCAACATTTCTGCCATCATGGCCTCTGTGTTGTGGAACAGGGAGGTAGCTCCACCTCACCTTGGACTTCAGGGGCCCGGAGTCCCCCCTGGCCCCCATCAAATGCTTCCTGCAGTACTTTGCACACCAGAGACTGGGCTTCCCCACATCCTGGGGGACAGGGGTCCCTGGGGGAGTCCCCAGGGCCAGCCCCTCCAGGCCAGCTGCACACACTTGACACTGATTTGCACAGTCTTGCACAAATAGGGGGTAAGAGCCTAGTGGCTGGCGTGGGCAATGGGGGCAGCCCCTGGCCTAGGGAGTCCCCTGGCACTGCCAATGGGCACAGCCCCGAGCACACACCCCCTGGCCCTGGACCTCCAGGCCCCTGTCCCACCAAGCGAAGGCTGCTTCCAGCTGGAGAAGCCCCGGATGTCAGCTCTGAGGATGAAGGGCCAGCCCCTCGGAGGCGCCGGGGAACCCTGGGCCACCCTCCTGCTGCCAACAGTTCTGATGCCAAAGCCACACCCTTCTGGAGCCACCTGCTGCCTGGGCCCAAGGAGCCTGTGCTG GACCCAACAGACTGCAGTCCCATGGGGCGGAGGCTGAAAGGTGCCTGTCGCCTGAAGCT GAGCTCCCTTCGAAGCCTCCGGAAGAGGCCAGGCCTGCTGAGCACCCCCAGTGCCTCCCCTGTTCCTACCCCCGCCATCAGCCGTACCCTGTTGGGCAACTTTGAG gaATCATTGCTGCGAGGACGCTTTGCACCATCTGGCCACATTGAGGGCTTCACAGCAGAGATTGGAGCTAGTGGATCCTACTGCCCTCAGCATGTCACGCTGCCTGTCACTGTCACCTTCTTTGATGTTTCTGAGCAAAATGCCCCGGCTCCCTTCCTG GGCGTCGTGGACCTGAACCCCCTGGGGAGGAAGGGTTACAGCGTGCCCAAGGTGGGCACCATCCAAGTG ACCTTATTTAACCCCAACCAGACTGTGGTGAAGATGTTCCTCGTGACCTTTGACTTCTCGGACATGCCTGCTGCCCACATGACCTTCCTGCGTCATCGCCTCTTTTTGGTGCCTGTGGGTGAGGAGGGAAATGCTAGCCCCACCCGCTGCCTCCTCTGCTACTTGTTGCACCTCAG GTTCCGGAGCTCCCGCTCAGGCCGCTTAAGCCTGCATGGAGACATCCGCCTGCTTTTTTCCCGCCGGAGCCTGGAACTGGACACAGGGCTCCCCTACGAACTGCAGGCTGTGACTGAGGCCCCTCACAATCCACGTTATTCACCTTTGCCCTGA